Proteins encoded by one window of Labrus bergylta chromosome 2, fLabBer1.1, whole genome shotgun sequence:
- the zbtb26 gene encoding zinc finger and BTB domain-containing protein 26, with amino-acid sequence MAQNQVILQFRFATFGDSMLQKMNLLRHQRRFCDVTVRINQLEVPGHKVVFAAGSSFLRDQFILQQDSREVQISMIQEAEVGRQLLLSCYTGQLEFPELELVHYLTVASFLQMGHIVEQCTQALSKFIKPLPARPLDVDEDMRSERREDGSSSQTESEQGRSTVRTDLQEDEEQVEDNNNVDEEEDNYDDDDDDVIIQPYSPPQMLSRRPRQEVVESDITIVKVESVSDAAENSISGHFPASPPAALHSPEPQHSLINSTVDSRGSEMVALPGVSGYPLSPPPPSSPPAEKHQRNYDKPLQWYHQCPKCARVFRQLENYANHLKMHKLFMCLLCGKTFTQKGNLHRHMRVHAGIKPFQCKICGKTFTQKCSLLDHLNLHSGDKPHRCNYCEMVFAHKPVLRKHLKQIHGKNSFDNANEGTLHDGGVDFDFGRI; translated from the coding sequence ATGGCCCAGAACCAGGTGATCTTGCAGTTCCGCTTTGCCACATTCGGTGACTCCATGTTGCAGAAAATGAACCTCCTGCGACACCAGCGACGCTTCTGCGATGTCACCGTGCGCATCAACCAGCTGGAGGTCCCCGGTCACAAAGTGGTGTTCGCCGCCGGCTCGTCCTTTCTGAGGGACCAGTTCATCCTGCAGCAGGACTCACGGGAGGTCCAGATCTCCATGATCCAGGAGGCGGAGGTCGGCCggcagctgctgctctcctgctaCACGGGTCAGCTGGAGTTCCCAGAGCTGGAGCTGGTGCATTACCTGACGGTCGCCAGCTTCCTCCAGATGGGCCACATCGTGGAGCAGTGCACTCAGGCCCTCAGCAAGTTCATCAAGCCTCTGCCCGCGCGCCCGCTAGATGTGGACGAGGACATGAGGAGCGAGAGGCGGGAGGACGGTTCATCCTCTCAGACCGAGAGTGAGCAAGGGCGCTCCACTGTACGGACCGACCTCCAGGAGGACGAGGAGCAGGTGGAGGACAACAATAACGTGGACGAAGAGGAGGACAActatgatgatgacgacgatgatGTCATCATACAGCCTTATTCACCTCCTCAGATGTTAAGCAGGCGTCCCAGGCAGGAAGTGGTGGAAAGTGACATCACTATAGTGAAAGTGGAGTCTGTGTCTGATGCAGCAGAGAACTCTATCAGCGGGCATTTCCCCGCCAGCCCCCCTGCTGCCCTCCACTCCCCCGAGCCCCAGCACTCCCTCATCAACTCCACCGTGGACAGTCGCGGCAGTGAGATGGTGGCACTGCCCGGCGTGTCCGGATACCCGCTgagcccccctcctccttcttcccctccCGCAGAAAAGCACCAGAGGAACTACGACAAACCCCTCCAGTGGtaccaccagtgccccaaatGCGCCCGCGTCTTCCGCCAGCTGGAGAACTACGCCAACCACCTGAAGATGCACAAGCTGTTCATGTGCCTGCTGTGCGGGAAGACCTTCACGCAGAAGGGCAACCTGCACAGACACATGCGCGTGCACGCCGGCATCAAACCCTTCCAGTGTAAGATCTGCGGGAAGACCTTCACCCAGAAGTGTTCCCTGCTGGACCACCTGAACCTGCACAGCGGGGACAAGCCGCACCGCTGCAACTACTGCGAGATGGTGTTCGCTCACAAGCCCGTTCTCCGGAAGCACCTCAAGCAGATCCACGGGAAGAACAGCTTCGACAACGCCAACGAAGGCACCCTGCATGACGGAGGGGTCGACTTTGACTTTGGACgaatataa